In one window of Zingiber officinale cultivar Zhangliang chromosome 11A, Zo_v1.1, whole genome shotgun sequence DNA:
- the LOC122032443 gene encoding transcription factor bHLH30-like yields MMLPAGIGGEPMGVEFGGDCSSTAALLMSSKTAAAEARAVRSHSEAERRRRQRINGHLATLRGLLPCAARLDKAALLGEVVKRVRELRKRVEEVEVEVAVPGEGDEVGVEEAEAGGGQGRVVRAWVCCADRPGLMSELSRAVQSVRARAMRAEMVTVGGRTRSLLELDVGDAAATAVTMEAGDGRSALQAALWAVLLRNQTGPVENFSKRARKSTRFGAT; encoded by the exons ATGATGCTGCCGGCGGGGATCGGCGGCGAGCCGATGGGAGTTGAGTTCGGCGGGGATTGCTCGAGCACGGCGGCGCTGCTGATGAGCTCGAAAACGGCTGCCGCGGAGGCAAGAGCGGTGCGGAGTCACAGTGAggcagagaggaggaggaggcagaGGATCAACGGCCACCTCGCCACCCTCCGCGGCCTGCTCCCTTGCGCCGCCAGA TTGGATAAGGCGGCGTTGCTCGGGGAGGTGGTGAAGCGAGTGCGGGAACTGCGGAAGagggtggaggaggtggaggtggaggtggcggTGCCCGGGGAAGGAGACGAAGTCGGGGTGGAGGAGGCGGAGGCGGGAGGAGGGCAGGGGAGGGTGGTGCGGGCGTGGGTGTGCTGCGCAGACCGGCCCGGTCTGATGAGCGAGCTGAGCCGGGCGGTCCAGTCGGTCCGAGCGAGGGCGATGCGGGCGGAGATGGTTACTGTCGGGGGGCGGACACGGAGCCTGCTGGAGCTGGACGTCGGCGACGCGGCGGCCACGGCGGTGACGATGGAAGCAGGAGACGGCCGTTCGGCGCTGCAGGCGGCGCTCTGGGCTGTGCTGCTCAGGAACCAGACCGGTCCGGTCGAAAACTTCAGCAAGCGGGCTCGCAAGTCGACTCGGTTCGGCGCGACATAA